From Polynucleobacter sp. MWH-Braz-FAM2G, a single genomic window includes:
- a CDS encoding AzlD domain-containing protein, with product MSAMNSMANALSGWGLWIALVGACLGTYFCRAIGVFLSQSINQESEIFRWLAAVTYAMVAALTVRLIVMPLGLMATVPLWIRILICALAIGVMVSKPTKRLVPALLTGTLLMVGYGVIR from the coding sequence ATGAGTGCGATGAATAGTATGGCAAATGCGCTTTCTGGCTGGGGCTTGTGGATTGCTTTGGTAGGTGCCTGTTTAGGAACTTACTTCTGTCGTGCAATTGGAGTATTTCTATCTCAGAGCATCAATCAAGAAAGTGAAATCTTCCGCTGGTTGGCGGCTGTAACTTATGCCATGGTTGCTGCTTTAACGGTGCGTCTGATTGTGATGCCTTTAGGTTTGATGGCTACAGTACCACTTTGGATTCGGATCTTGATCTGCGCCTTAGCTATTGGTGTGATGGTTTCTAAACCTACCAAGCGTTTGGTTCCTGCCTTATTGACAGGAACCTTATTGATGGTGGGCTACGGCGTTATTCGTTAA
- a CDS encoding AzlC family ABC transporter permease, with protein sequence MSSADQPYIDPSEIALEESAAQRFKDPKDAFWSGIRDAAGAPAMVLFAGMVGFGAMGKTNGFDVWFTTLTSFFMFALPGQVVLLEMAITGSSVFAIALAVTLTSTRFITMTVTLFPQFHQRDRNRSLYASVHLLAMTAWAISMREFHAIEIKHRLSYFVGLGLLCWLISIPGTILGYYLAGMVPPPITLGLVFINPLFFLLTFTEVKPWINRIAILLGCIFGPIFFLLDRDTSLLTAGLVAGTLAYLIDRKFLRKKAGVAG encoded by the coding sequence ATGTCATCAGCAGACCAGCCCTATATTGATCCTAGCGAAATCGCGCTAGAGGAGTCTGCAGCACAGCGCTTTAAAGACCCAAAAGATGCTTTTTGGTCAGGAATTCGGGACGCTGCAGGAGCGCCTGCCATGGTGCTTTTTGCTGGTATGGTTGGATTTGGGGCGATGGGTAAAACCAATGGTTTTGATGTTTGGTTTACCACTTTGACTTCCTTCTTTATGTTCGCTTTGCCAGGGCAAGTGGTCTTACTGGAAATGGCGATTACGGGCTCTTCAGTCTTTGCCATTGCTTTGGCTGTGACGCTGACATCTACTCGCTTCATCACCATGACGGTGACACTATTTCCGCAGTTTCATCAAAGAGATCGCAATCGGAGTTTGTATGCATCTGTGCATTTATTGGCAATGACTGCATGGGCTATATCGATGCGTGAGTTTCATGCGATTGAGATTAAGCATCGCTTAAGTTATTTTGTTGGCTTAGGTTTGTTGTGTTGGCTGATCTCTATTCCAGGAACTATTTTGGGCTATTACTTAGCGGGTATGGTGCCACCTCCGATTACGCTTGGTTTGGTTTTCATCAACCCATTATTTTTCTTATTGACCTTTACTGAAGTAAAGCCTTGGATTAATCGGATTGCGATTCTATTGGGATGCATCTTTGGTCCAATATTCTTTTTGCTCGATCGCGATACCAGTCTATTAACAGCGGGTTTAGTGGCAGGCACCTTAGCCTACTTGATTGATCGTAAGTTCTTGCGCAAGAAAGCTGGAGTGGCGGGGTAA
- the queG gene encoding tRNA epoxyqueuosine(34) reductase QueG, producing MPLSATPQSLDQASLREWLGEQSAQLGFDGLRITDTYLGSASDRLKEWLSQGRHGHMEYMQRHADLRSNPELLVPGTVRVICVSMNYLPPEIDFDAEWARLEDATQGVVSMYARGRDYHKVLRNRLQEFAKAIEERIGSFGYRVFTDSAPLMEVELARKAGLGWRGKHTLLLNRESGSTFFLGEILIDVPLPIDQEQDEHCGTCTSCIDICPTKAITAPYQLDARRCISYLTIENPEAIPVEFRRAMGNRVYGCDDCQLICPWNKFAKRTLLPDFAERHGLGGATLLELWSWTQSEFEQRHEGSAIRRIGYSKWRRNLAVAMGNALANPQVRGEDKVAIQVALSNALSSADTLVAEHIEWALSARV from the coding sequence ATGCCTTTATCTGCCACGCCACAGTCTTTAGATCAAGCCAGCCTACGCGAATGGCTTGGGGAGCAGTCTGCACAGTTGGGTTTTGATGGACTGCGAATTACTGATACCTATTTAGGGTCAGCTTCTGATCGACTTAAAGAATGGTTGTCACAGGGACGACACGGTCATATGGAATATATGCAACGTCATGCTGACTTGCGTTCTAACCCCGAGCTTTTGGTTCCTGGTACGGTTCGAGTTATATGTGTTTCGATGAACTATCTTCCCCCTGAGATAGATTTTGATGCTGAGTGGGCGCGACTTGAGGATGCTACGCAAGGGGTGGTCTCGATGTATGCGCGTGGCCGGGATTATCACAAGGTTCTTCGCAATCGTTTGCAAGAATTTGCAAAAGCAATTGAAGAAAGAATTGGTTCATTTGGTTATCGCGTGTTTACCGACTCAGCGCCTCTTATGGAAGTGGAGCTAGCGCGCAAAGCAGGTTTAGGTTGGCGAGGAAAGCATACCTTGTTATTAAATCGAGAATCAGGCTCAACTTTTTTCTTGGGCGAGATTTTGATTGATGTCCCTTTGCCAATTGATCAAGAGCAAGATGAACATTGTGGCACTTGTACTTCATGTATTGATATTTGCCCTACTAAAGCTATTACAGCACCATATCAATTAGATGCACGGCGATGCATCTCTTACCTCACCATTGAGAACCCTGAGGCAATACCAGTGGAATTTAGAAGGGCGATGGGTAATCGAGTGTACGGCTGTGATGACTGCCAATTAATATGCCCGTGGAACAAGTTTGCCAAAAGAACGCTATTACCCGATTTTGCAGAGCGCCATGGTTTAGGGGGAGCTACTCTTTTAGAGCTTTGGTCTTGGACTCAGTCGGAGTTTGAGCAACGGCATGAGGGAAGTGCAATTCGGAGGATTGGATATAGTAAATGGCGGCGTAACTTAGCTGTCGCTATGGGTAATGCTCTAGCAAACCCTCAAGTGCGAGGGGAAGATAAGGTGGCAATTCAGGTGGCATTGAGTAATGCGCTGTCCAGTGCAGATACTTTGGTCGCAGAGCATATTGAATGGGCTTTATCAGCTCGTGTTTAA
- the tsaE gene encoding tRNA (adenosine(37)-N6)-threonylcarbamoyltransferase complex ATPase subunit type 1 TsaE: MTGNQTPQITPKASFKQYCRQESETAKLAKAFAVSLEQWISQNPHAHLNISLEGDLGAGKTTFARYLIQGMGHEGRVKSPTYTLCEPYPIQKNHLSFTAHHFDLYRMRDPLEWQEAGFAEHFDVPGLCLIEWPEKAEGTLPPFDIQIQLQAGADENERSITINALSEAGKTAIDSIDIN, from the coding sequence ATGACTGGAAATCAAACGCCCCAGATAACACCAAAGGCTTCTTTTAAGCAATATTGTAGGCAGGAATCAGAAACTGCCAAACTTGCTAAAGCATTTGCTGTTAGCCTCGAACAGTGGATTAGTCAAAACCCACATGCACATCTCAATATCTCTCTCGAAGGGGATTTAGGTGCAGGCAAAACTACCTTTGCCAGGTATTTAATTCAGGGCATGGGACATGAAGGTCGCGTAAAAAGTCCTACCTACACATTGTGCGAACCCTATCCTATCCAAAAAAATCATCTGTCATTTACAGCGCATCACTTTGATCTTTACCGCATGCGCGATCCTTTAGAGTGGCAAGAGGCTGGGTTTGCAGAGCATTTTGATGTGCCAGGCTTGTGCTTGATTGAGTGGCCAGAAAAAGCGGAGGGCACTTTACCCCCATTTGACATTCAGATTCAGCTGCAAGCTGGCGCCGATGAGAATGAACGCTCAATCACAATCAATGCACTTTCTGAGGCCGGTAAAACAGCAATAGATAGCATTGACATAAATTAG
- a CDS encoding N-acetylmuramoyl-L-alanine amidase, with protein sequence MSSKTANLSRRKYLKTSAKVLGFVLLLKEADIAWGAKILGVRVWPSEDYTRVTLESDTPLPITQQILTNPDRLVVDVQGLELNPTLKDLVAKIKPNDPYISQVRVGQFQPGIVRLVFDLKEPIKPQLFTLDPIGEYNYRMVFDLYPTTPPDPLMALVRSSAKKESALEKSNEEIDLIAQFATKKEKELAKIPAAPVAQAIPEIKEPPATAKYKRLITIAIDPGHGGEDPGAIGAAGSREKNVVLAIAKRLKDKIENEAYMRPFLTRDGDYFVPLHVRVQKARRVEADLFVSIHADAFIERNARGASVFALSQMGASSTTARWMANKENASDLIGGINIKTQDRQVANLLLDMSTTAQIKDSLQVGNSILKQIGGFAALHKPKVEQASFAVLKAPDIPSILVETAFISNPQEEARLNDDSYQDRIAEAILRGIKDYFSKNPPVARRVNS encoded by the coding sequence ATGAGTAGCAAAACAGCCAATCTTTCTAGAAGAAAATATCTAAAGACCTCTGCGAAGGTCTTGGGTTTTGTACTTCTACTTAAAGAAGCAGATATCGCTTGGGGTGCCAAGATTCTTGGCGTACGTGTATGGCCTTCCGAAGACTACACCCGCGTTACCCTGGAATCAGATACTCCCCTACCGATAACACAACAAATTCTGACTAATCCAGATCGCCTAGTGGTAGATGTGCAAGGATTAGAGCTAAATCCCACCCTCAAAGATTTAGTTGCCAAAATTAAACCGAATGATCCCTACATCTCCCAAGTGCGGGTAGGCCAATTTCAGCCAGGGATCGTACGTTTGGTATTTGATTTAAAGGAGCCAATCAAGCCCCAACTCTTTACGCTTGATCCGATAGGTGAATACAACTACCGCATGGTATTTGACTTATACCCGACCACTCCACCTGATCCATTAATGGCCCTGGTAAGAAGTAGCGCAAAAAAAGAGAGTGCCTTAGAAAAATCCAACGAAGAAATCGATCTAATTGCGCAATTTGCCACCAAGAAAGAAAAAGAGCTGGCAAAGATACCAGCAGCTCCAGTAGCACAAGCGATTCCAGAAATCAAAGAGCCTCCCGCAACCGCTAAATATAAGCGCTTAATTACGATTGCGATTGATCCCGGTCATGGGGGTGAAGATCCAGGTGCGATTGGTGCCGCAGGTTCTAGAGAAAAGAATGTTGTACTCGCCATTGCTAAACGACTCAAAGATAAGATTGAGAACGAAGCTTATATGCGCCCTTTCTTGACTAGAGATGGTGATTACTTTGTGCCGCTTCATGTCAGGGTGCAAAAAGCAAGGCGAGTTGAGGCTGATTTATTTGTATCGATTCATGCAGATGCATTTATTGAAAGAAATGCTAGAGGCGCTTCAGTATTTGCCTTATCTCAAATGGGCGCTAGTAGCACTACAGCCCGCTGGATGGCCAATAAAGAAAATGCTTCCGATCTCATCGGCGGTATCAATATCAAGACGCAAGATCGTCAAGTGGCAAACCTACTGCTAGACATGTCCACCACTGCCCAGATTAAGGATTCACTTCAAGTAGGCAATTCCATTCTGAAGCAAATCGGTGGCTTTGCGGCTCTCCATAAACCCAAAGTAGAGCAAGCCAGTTTTGCGGTACTAAAAGCTCCAGATATCCCCTCCATCCTCGTTGAGACCGCATTTATCAGCAACCCACAAGAGGAAGCACGTCTAAACGACGACAGCTATCAGGATCGGATTGCTGAGGCCATTTTGCGTGGAATTAAGGATTATTTTTCCAAAAATCCACCTGTTGCCCGCCGAGTGAACTCATAG